TCCACACATTCTCATTATGGCGGCTGGACTTGGAACCCGGATGAAATCCCGTCGGGCCAAGGTCCTGCACCAACTCGCTGGACGCAGCCTCCTGGGCCACGTCTGCCACACAGCGATTGATCTTTCTCCAGCTCAACTTATCCTGATTGTCGGACATCAGGCCGAAGCGGTCGAAGCCAAAATCCGCCAGGAACTTCAGCAATTTGCACCTGATATCGAGCAAAAAACAAAACTGGAATTTGTGCTGCAAACAGAGCAGCGTGGCACCGGGCATGCCGTACAGATGGCCGAAGCCGTGCTTTCTGGTCAGAACGGAACGGTACTGGTTTTGTCAGGCGATGTGCCGCTGGTCCGCCCTGGCACGCTCAGGCGACTGCTTGAGGTTCACACTGAAAACAACTTTGCGGCGACGGTACTCACCACGGATATTCCCGACCCGACCGGATATGGCCGAATTCTGCGCGAAGCTGATGGCACCTTCAGTCGCATCGTGGAACACCGTGATGCCACCCCGCAGCAACGAACTATTCCTGAAATCAATTCCGGCATTTATGCCTTTGAAATCAATCTGTTACTCCCAGCTCTGGCTCGATTGTCACCAGCCAATGCACAGGGTGAATATTATCTGACTGATGTCCTGGGTCTGCTCAAATCTGACGGACATCGGGTTGGGATTGTGCTGCATTCACCGCCCGAAGAAGTGCTTGGCATCAATTCCCGAATTGAACTGGCCGAAACCGGCGCCCGACTTCGCCAGGAAACGCTCCGCCACCTGATGCGCCGGGGTGTCACGATTGTGGACCCGGCCAGTACGTTCATTGATGCCGATGCCCAAATTGGAATGGATACCGTCATTTACCCAAATGTCACGATTGAGGGCCCGACCATCATCGGTGAAGAATGCGTGATCAATCCTGGTGCCCGGCTGGTCAACGCCAGATTGGGAAACAGGGTGACCGTTCGCGATTATTCGCTGGTCTTTGACAGCACACTGGAAGACAACACGTCCGTTGGCCCCTTTGCGCATTTACGGATGGGTGCCCATATGGCATCCAATGCCGTGGTTGGAAACTTCGTCGAAGTGAAAAAATCAACATTGGGTCCGGGCAGTAAAGCCATGCATTTAACCTACTTAGGTGATGCCACGATTGGAAGCAAGGTAAATATTGGTGCCGGAACCGTTACCTGTAACTATGATGGCAAGAACAAACACGCCACCATCATTGAAGATGGCGTGAAAATTGGAAGTGATACCATGCTCGTTGCCCCCGTCCGAGTCGGAAAGAACTCAGTCACCGGAGCTGGCTCGGTCGTAACGCGGGATATTCCGGATCACAGCCTCGCTGCTGGCGTACCAGCGACGGTGAAAAAAACATTCCCCTCTGATCCGCTCGCAGGTGAACACTCTCAGACAAAGGATTGATTTTTATGCGCAGGTACAACTCGTTTGTACAGTCAAAGCTTATGTCGGCAGAAGATGTGGCGGCACAACTTCCAGCCAAAAGCACGATTGGCACGAGTGGTTTTACCACTGCCTATCCCAAACTGATTCCTGGCGCTTTTGCCAAACGCATTGAAGAAGAATCAAAAGCCGGTAAGGAATTTTCATTCAATCTCTATACAGGTGCCTCCACCGGTGAAATGATGGATGGGGTTTTGGCGCGCACTGGCGCCATGAAAAAACGACTTCCCTTCCAATCCACACCGGACGTTCGAGATCGAGTCAACCATGGGGACATTGAATTTCTCGACATGCACCTCAGCCACGTTCCGCTCTATATCGAGCACGGTTTTCTGGAACCGATTGATGTGGCGATCATCGAAGCCGTGGATGTGACCGAAGATGGTCGCATTTACCTCACCACGTCATCCGGGATGAGTCCGACCTTCATTCACTATGCCTGGAAGGTCTATATCGAACTCAACGAACACCATCCGCTTGAACTCAAAGGATTTCACGACATCTACATGCCGGAACTTCCGCCACACGGCAGGCCGATCCACATCACCAATGTGGATGACCGGATCGGGGTGCCCTATGTGTATTGCCCGCCTGAAAAAATAGCCGGCATCGTCCTCACCAACACCCCTGACGAACAGCACGACTTTAAACCGGCGGATGAAACCTGCATTCGAATTGCCAACCACGTGCTTGAATTTCTGCAACACGAAATTCGCAAGGGCCGCATTCCCAAATCTCACCTTCCCTTCCAGTCCGGAGTTGGAAACGTGGCCAACGCCGTGCTGGCCCAGATGGCCCGCAGCAAACATATTTCCCGGATTCAGATGTACACTGAGGTAATTCAGGATTCGATTTTTGATTTGCTGGATGCCGAAAAACTGGATTGTGCTTCAACCTGTGCGCTGACCTTCTCGCGGGCGGGCGAAGAGCGCTTTTATCGTGAAATCAACGAGTTGCGGCAAAAATTCATCATCCGCCCGCAGGAAATCTCAAACAACCCGGAAGTCATCCGCCGCATGGGCATCATTTCGATGAATACGGCCCTTGAAGTTGATATTTTCGGCAACGTCAATTCCACCCACGTCATGGGCAGCAAAATGATGAATGGGATTGGTGGCAGCGGCGATTTTACCCGTAACGCCTACATCTCGATCTTTATGACTCCATCGGTGGCCAAACGCGGTGCGATTTCAGCCTTTGTGCCAATGGTGTCGCATACGGATCACACCGAACATTCGACCCAAATCATTGTGTCCGAACAAGGTCTGGCCGATTTACGCGGGCTGGCTCCATATCGGCGGGCCCAAACCATCATTGACAAGTGTGTTCACCCGGACTATCGCGACGAACTGCGTGACTACCTCGAACTCGCCCGCCGCAATGCCCCCGGAAAACACACCCCACTCGACCTCAGACATGCCTTTGACTGGCACATCCGGTTGATGGAAACCGGGACGATGAAGCCGCCGAAGCAGGCACAGAGCGAGTAGTGAGTAGTGAGTAGCGAGTAGTCAGAAGAAGTTCTTCTTAGTTGAAGGGGTGAGAGAGTTGTCTTGGCAATTGAGGAATACTCAAAAGTTGAAGCGTAAATTTAAGTTGCGATGGATTGACTGCTCGCTATTCACTACTCGCTACTCACTACTCGCTACTCGCTCAACCTGTCTAATGCCGTAAAATGTTCATCATCAAAGGCTTCAAGTGATTTCAGAAGCAAATCAGCCTGACTGAGTTTGGTCTGATCCACGATTGAGTCGGGGATGCACACACAGGTCAGCCCGGCGCTTTTTGCGGACTGGACACCCGTCGGAGAATCTTCAAAGGCGAGACATCGCACCGGATCAACGTTGAGCCTCCGAGCCGTGGTCAGATACACGGCTGGATGGGGTTTGCCAAAGGTCTCGTGTTCGGCGGAGTGAAACAAGGTGATGTGCGGGAGCAATCCCAATGTTTCCAGGGCGGCTTCGATGATCCGTACATATGACGACGAAGCGACTGCCATCGGCAACTGTTTTTCAGCAAAGAAGTTAAAGATTTTTTCAACGCCTGCCTTCGGCACGCCGCGTTGTCGGATGCAAAAGATCATTTCCTCAACAATTTCCTGCTCAACCACCTGCAGCGACTTGCCCTTCCAGGGAAACCGGTCATACCAGTAGCGGACAAACTCATCAACGCGCAAGCCAATCGTCTGCTCGCAATCCTGGTGGGTGATCGGAAGGCCGAGCGCTCCGAAGACTTTGACTTCCGTATCCCGCCAGAGCGGTTCAGAGTCAATCAACAATCCATCAAGGTCAAAAATTACAGCTTGAAACATAAGTAAGGTGCGGAGTGCGGTGGATTGACACCGCTTTTTTGTACAGCGGCTTGACGCTGTCCGATTTCCCTTTTGTGTGGTATTAACTGGTGATACACCAAAATAGTGTTACACGATCTCTTGTCAAAGCGGTGTCAAGCCACCGCACTCCAAAATCAATGAATTACATCGGCTCAAAATTGAGTTTACTTCCCTTTCTTGAACAAGTCTTCCGGGAAATCTCGGATGGGACAGAACAGACGTTGTGCGATATGTTTGCCGGGACTGGCGCTGTGGGCCGACATTTCAAAAAATTGGGGCTGAAGATTATTGCCAATGACCTTCAATATTATGCCTATGTTTTAAACAAAGCCTATCTTGAAATCAATCACCCTCCAGCTTTTACACAGTTACAGCACCAGATAGGAACTCCAATTAAGACTGAAAACCAACCTGATGAAACCCATCTGCTGGCGCTCCTTGAATTGATCAATGGACTTCCAGGAGATATTGGATTTATCACCCGGCACTATTCGCCCGAAGGGAATCGGTTGTATTACACACGTGAAAACGCTGCCAAAACAGATGCTATTCGTCAGGCAATTGAACAATGGAAACAAGATGGCCTGCTTTCAGAACATGAATATTACTACTTGCTGTGCATGTTGCTTGAAGCCATTGACCGGGTGGCCAACACCGCCTGCATCTATGAAGCCTATCTGAAACAATTCAAGAAAAGTGCCCTCAAACCATTGAAACTCAAACCATTAGAGCTTATAAACCAGATCTCACAATGTACCGCCTACAATTGTGATGCCAACGAATTGATCAAAGAAGTTGAATGCGACATTTTGTATCTGGATCCGCCCTACAATGAACGCCAGTACTCGTCAAACTACCACATCCTTGAAACCATTGCCCGGTATGACAACCCTTTGATTAAGGGTGTGACCGGCATCCGACAAGGATATACCCGCAGTTCATATTGTCGAAAACGCGAAGTGATCCAGGCTTTTGAACATCTGGTGCGGCAGGCCAAAACACGGCATATCCTTCTGAGTTACAATGATGAAGGCTTGATGACGTTTGATGAAATTCATCGGATTTTAGGCACCCGAGGCAAGGTCAAGACCTTTCAGACCACATACAACCGCTTTAAAGCTGATAATGGACGCAAATATAAACGCAGCCGAACGGTTGAATATATCCATTATGTTCGGACAACAAAATCTTAAACCTCATTTCAAAAACAGCGTCCTGTCTGAATTTTCTCTTTACGACTTCCGTTCAACTACATCCACATACGCATCTGGTTGGAGTATGGCCTGAGCCATTTTGTTTCGCCACACTTCTGCCTGTTTGAGCATTGCTGAGGTTTGGCTGTCAGTTGAACGTACCACAAACCAGTCACTCTGACTCGCACCAACCATGGTAGCCAGATTACTGTGCGACTGGCATTGAACCGAGTCACCAGAGCACATCACTTCCCAGACCCGCGACCGCTCAAACCATTCTTCATATTCATCAGCTTTCGACGTCACCACTGAAATCCGGCAGACAATCACGGCGGATCCAGCCTCCGCCGGATGATCCAGACGAGCCAGCGCTTTTTGGAGCAGAGGCCGCATTTTTTCGATTTTTTTGCGCTCCCAGTCCTGAGAGACTGGCTTCCAGGGCCACTGGTCAATGAGTTCTATGGTTTGTCGGGCAAGAGAGACGGCGAGGTGAAGAGGGGGCATATGGTTGAAGGGCTGGGGGTTAAGGGTTGGGGCTGAAGAAAACGGGCTGAAAACTTCGGGCTGAAGACTTCGGGCTCAGGGCTCAAGACTTCGAGTTGAAGAAGTTGGACTGAAGAAATTGGTTTTATGTCATCCCTCATCCTTCATCCCTCATCCCTTGAGATGCCCTGAGCCCTGGTATTTTAAAATTGTCCGGCGGCGGCACGGAAGGCAGCTTTGGCTTGTTCAAATTCGGCCTGGACTTCGATCACTTTCGTGGCAGCTTCGGCGGTGGCACGTTCGCGCTGGTTGACCAGAAAGAGGGTGCTGTCACCGAGCGCAAACCGGTCGCGCTCACCGCGTTCGAGCGTCGTCGCCAGTTGTAATTCCTGCTGGGCAGCCTGATAGCGTTGTTCTGCGGTTTGCAGGGCTGATACGGCGTCATCCACTTCGGTCAGGATTCGCAGGCGTTCGCTTCGGGTTTCCAGTTCGAGTTTTTGGATTTTCAACCGACTGGCTGCCGCACGTCCATCAGCCGTTCGTTGCCGGAGCGGCAGGGTAATTGAAACACCGGCTTTGATGGTTGAGCCAATTCCTTGAAACCCAACGTCACGCCCTGGACTCACGGTGAAATCAACCGCTGGAAGTCGCTGATTCTGGGCCAGATCCAGGTCAAGCTGGGTGATGTCACGCTGAATTTGAAGTCCTCTTAACTCTGGACGGCGGTCAATGGCTTCGGTCCGGGCACGGGTAATCACATCTATGGCCGGCACCACTGGCGGTGGCGTGATGACCGGGACCTGGTCAGCTACGGGTAACGGAGCAGGCAGCCCGTTGTCCTGCCACAGGAAAAGCGACAATTTGAAGGCGGCTTTCTGCAAATCACGCTCGGATTTGGTCAAATTTCCTTCGCGACGGCGCACCTCTTGTTCAGCTTCAACTTTGTCAATTGGGGGCAAGTCACCCAAATCAGCTCGCTCCTGGATGGCAGTAGATCGAAACCGGGCAATGTCGAGCAGGTTGCGGGCGACATCCATTTTGCGTTTGGCCGCGACCCAATCCCAGTAACTTACCGACGCTTTGAGCAACAAATCCAGCCGGTTCTGGGCAAAGTTGACATCGGCGAGTGGTTCGCCAAGCCGGGCCTGACGCTCGGCAATTGATTTTTCATTGATTCTCGCGCCACGCAGCAGCGGGATTTTCAACGCCACAAAATATTCCCCGCCTTCACCGGTCAAGGAAAGTGGCGATTTCACTTTTTCCTGATTAAACCGATACCCGGCAAAAATTTTGGCACCATAACGGGTCAGAAAACCGACACCGAATTCGTTGGTAAAGGCTTCGCTTGGTTTGCCAGGACTCGACGAACTGTTATAGCGCAGGTACTCATTGGTAATTTCACCAATTGGGTCAAAGGCCCCTTCTTTTTCAAGGCGTTTGGCCGAAGCAATGCGCCGCTCAACATCGGCGCCAAGCAATTTCGGGTGATTGGCTTCAACCTGAACCAGCACTTCATCCAGTTGGAGCACCGGTAGTTGAGAGCTACCGCTGGAAGATGGTTGCTGAATGACACCAACGCTCGGCACATTGACCAGCAGACGCCGCACAGACAGTGATTTCTCCGTCCTGGCATCTGAAAGAGCAACCACGCCTGGGATTGGCGGGTCGGTCTGGTTTCCTGAACTGGCGCTCGTTTTGGTAAAAGCTGGTTGCGCCATAACCGGGTGCGCTATCAGGCCAGCTCCAATCACAACAAAGATAAGTCCAGCCAGATGTAGAAATACCAGTTTCACAGTGTCTCTCATAATCAGGGGGTGAAATGACAGGAAACAGTGAATTTCCCTGAACCCTGAACCTCGAACCCTGAACCCTGGCTGGGCAAAGGCTATTTTCTGGTGAAACAGGTTCATTTGTCCTCTTTTCCCTCACTTTTTTCCTCAGTTGACTTGCCCTTTGTATCCATTGGCTCACGGCTGACAGTTGCCGGGAAAGCATTGAACTGTCGCCACATTTCAAAGCCAATCGAAACCGTATCCAGCATCACCCAGCCAGTGACTTCCGCTCCGGGTCTGAGAAATTGCGGTGACGGCCAGGGCTCGTCTTTGCCCTGGGCGATGAGTTCAGTGTCCGGTTTGATAATCACCCGATAGCGACTTTTTCCATCATCCACGGCATCAATGACCGCCACTTTCCCGCCAAAAGTCCCGACGGCGACCGATGGCCAGCCTGAAAACTGAAGCGCTGGCCACCCGGCAAACTGCAACCGCACATGACGACCAATCGCCACCAGCGGGGCATCGTTGTCAGAGAGAAAGATCTCAACCGCCTGATCAGTGGTTTGGGGTGCAATCACCGCCAGAATATCGCCAGCTTTCACAGTTGCACCCGCCCCCACCTTCAGCAATCGCACCACCTGCCCATCAACCGGCGCCGTGACAATGCGTTGCTGAATTCGTCGGTCCAGGTTTTGAATCTCCACTTCGAGCTTTTGCAAGTCGCTGTTGACCGAGGCAATCGTTTCGCGCACGGAGGCCAGCGACGCCTGGATTCCGCTGATGGTCGCGGCGGTATCGTTGACAACTTTGGTTTGATCGAGATTGCCCACCGTGGTGTCTCGACGAGCCACTTCAAGCGCCGCTTTGGCACGTTCGACTTCGGTTTGGGAACGCACAAAATCAAGTTCGACCAGTTCCAAATCGCGTTTGGACCGCAGGCCCTTACCGTGCAGTTCTCGCACCCGGTCAGCGTTGAGTTTGGCGGTGGTGAAATTCTGCTCAGCCGCCTGGAGTGATTGTTCAGCCGCCAGCAACCGATCACGGGTTTGTAATGCCCGTTGCTCAGCCGCTGGAATAGCGACCTCACGCGAGTCGGTCAAGAATTCGATCTGACTTTCCAGCGCAACGGCACGGGTCTCGGCGGCTTCACGGCGCGCCAGGAGCGCTGCTTTTTGAGCCGCCAGACGTTTGGGTTGATCAGGGTCAAGAAACTTTGAATCAAGGTCAGCCAGTTCGGCGATCACATCGCCAGATTTCACATTCTGGCCCTCGACCACATTCCACCCGACCAGTCGGGCTGGGATCTGAGCCTCAATATTTTGAGGGCGGTCCATTGGTGAAAATACAGTAATTCGACCTGCTCCAGTAACTGATTGTTGCCATGGCACATACACCAGACTGACAGCCAGCGCGATAACCAGGATGATCAAAATAATCGCCAGTGGCCGGGCAGCGTGAGGCGTTGCGACCATCCCGAGTGATTGCACCGGAACTTGAAGTGAATGCACAGACATATCTTGAGCGGAGAAAAGTTCTTCGGATTGTACAGCCATAATTTTTTTCGGGTTCTGCGTTCTGGGTTCCGGGTTCTGGTTTTTCGACTTTATGTCCTTTTGGTCCTTTTGGTCCTTTTGGTCTTTTTTGCCCCCACCCCAGTCAGGAATTTTGTTGCAATCGGCAATAGGTCAATGAAATCAAGGGGAACAGCCCACCAAAGGCACTGTCAGGTTTGGAAATGATTTCTTCGGTTCGACCACTTTCGACGATTTTTCCATTGGCCAGCAAATAGATCGAAGCCGAGCGAGTGACCACTTCTGGATCGTGTGAAATATCAATAATTGTCCATTTGTTCTGCTGGTCAAAAATCGCATCCAGAATCGTCAACTTGGTCTTTTCATCAATCCCGATAAACGCTTCGTCCAGAATCAGTAATTGCGGGTTGCCAACCGTGGCGCGCGCAATCAACAGGCGTTGAATCTGTCCCCGCGAAAGATTGCGCCCACCACTGATAAGTTCGGTTTTGAGTCCACGCGGCATCAGCGCCAGATCATGAGTCAACTGCGCTATTTCCAATGCTTTCCGAATATCCTCATGGGTAATGAAAGCCCGCCCGACACGGATATTCTCTTCAATGGTTCCCTCAAAAATATCATTGGCATCGCCAACGAGTCCGACGACCTGACGCAGGCTTTCCAAATCGGCGACTCGGACATCAACTCCATTGATTTCAACGGTTCCGTGACTTGGTTCATTTAATCCGCACATCAAGGATACCAGTGTTGATTTGCCGACTCCGCTGGCGCCAACCAGACTCACCCGGTCACCTGGATGTAACGTCAGGTTGAGCCCGGAAAGGATCGGACTCACATCCCGATAGGCAAAATGGACGTCGCGACAAACCACGGAAGCGCCTTCAGGTAGTTTAGGCACCGGGTTTCCGCCAAGACGTTCAACCTCTAAATCCGTGATATGGCCTATTTTATCAAGACCGGTGAGCAGATCGTATACTTCGTCCAATTGTTTGATCAGTTTTTCCATTGCCGCAAGCACGGCGACCACGATCAATTCAGCCGCGACCAGTTGCCCCAGTGTCAACTGGCGATTGATCACCAGCCAGCCGCCAACAGCCAGAATGCCAGCGTTGGCAATCGCCTGGAACAGGAAATTTCCAATCGCTTGCCGGAGCAAAACCCGAAAATGAAGCCGGCGGGATTTGATATATCCCATGGTCAGAACATCAGCCCGCTCAACCAGATACTGGATTGTGCCGCTCATTTTGAAACTGCTGTGACATCGGGCAAGTTCTTCGAGCCAGGCAGCCACCGCGTACTTCTGAGCCGATTCCTGAATGCTGGTCCGCAATCCCCCAATCCCCAGGACAACCACCACAAAGACGGCAAATAACACCAGAAATGAGTCAAATACCAGCAGCAATGGATTATAAAAAGCCATTAACACCAACCCGACACTCACCTGAAGCAAAGCGGTCAACCCATCGAGCAGCAATTTGGCAAAAGCTTTTTGAACGGTTAACACATCAAAAAACCGGTTGACCAGTTCGGGGGCATATTCTTCAACCAGAGCTGAGTGTCGGATGCGCGGTAATTGCTTGGCCAACTGAAGGGCAACCCGGACAAAAATGCGTTGTTGCAGGGCTTCGACCAGCATGAGTTGAAAGACCCGTAAAACACCGGCAAAAAGTAGACCAACAAAAACAATCAGCGTCAGCACCACCAGTGGCTGGGTTAAAACATTGGCGGCGATGGTGTTGACCAGAGCCTGTGCGGCCAGTGGGACCGCCAGAGCCAGCACGCCTGTCATAACCGTGTAGACCAAAAGCACCAGTAAATCTGATCGGTCCTCCCATAACATATCGCCCAACCGGGAAACAGGGCTCGGATGCAGGTGATGAGGGTCTGTATGTAAAGTTCCAGATGTTGCCATAGGACATTCCTAATCGAATGAAGAATTGAGAATGAAGAATGAAGAATTGAGAATTGAGAATGAAGCCAGTGCTTAGTGCTTAGGAGCCAATCCTTTCCAGTCACCAGGCACCAGGCACTGGCTTCATTTTTCATTCTTCATTCTTCATTCCGGTTTTGGTCTTCATTCTTCATTCTTCATTCTTCATTCTGTGTTCGGCTTTGCTCTTCATTTTTTGTAATGGTCCAGAGACGACGGACAGATTCAACGGCAGATCCGATTTGTTCGACGACTTCGCGTTCGTCTTCGAGGAACCGCAATCCATCAAGGAGCCAGGTGGCGAGCTCTGGTCGCCGCAAACGATAATAGACGTGACGACCTTCTCGACGCTCAATCACAACTCGATGGGCGCGCAGCAAGGTCAGGTGTTGTGACACGCCGGAATGGCTGATATTGAGCAAGGTCTGGAGGGTATTGACGTCATATTCGCGATCTTGCAGCTCTTCAACAATTTGCAAGCGGCAAGGGTGGGAGAGCACTCCGAGTAAGGCGCCAAATTCTTTGGTAACAAGAAAGCGTTGAGGCATATTTTCTACAGTTAATATATCTAGACATTTGAATATTTGAAATAAATACTCTGGTTGACCCTGTAACGTCAATTGGCTCTTCCGGAAAACATGTGGCTTTTTTTTGGACACTGTGGCAGGTTTTCTGTCGTGGCGCCTGGTACCGTCTGTTGCCCATATCTGGTAGGGAGACCCATAAGCGCCAGGATAAGGGAATCGAGTCCGATGTGGACAAGGAGACACGGGGACACGGAGGCCAAGAGACAAAACAGATCGTCTCATTCTCCCGCCCCCAACCGGAGATTATTCACACTCACATAAATCGGTGGGATGTTCTCCTTGTCTCCTCATCTCCTTGTCACATATAGATTCAACGTCCCTTATCCTGGCCCTTATAGGTAGGGAGCCACATCTTCGATGCCCCCTCCCAGTCCCAAACCAGGCGCTTCTTCACTCAACCACTCCCTTGAACTGCACACTGGATCCATATGAATAGCTGGATAGAAACTCCTGAAACCTTTATCGAGCAATGTATTACTGCCCTTGGCGGACGTGAAGCCCTGCGCGGTGTCACCAGTATTAAAATCCATGCTCGCCGACACACCATAGCTGAGGACGCCTCGGAACCACTCATCTCCGACCTGTATACCTACCGTGCCGTGGGTGGCCGAATTCGGCTGGAAGAACACTTC
The nucleotide sequence above comes from Acidobacteriota bacterium. Encoded proteins:
- a CDS encoding TolC family protein, whose protein sequence is MKLVFLHLAGLIFVVIGAGLIAHPVMAQPAFTKTSASSGNQTDPPIPGVVALSDARTEKSLSVRRLLVNVPSVGVIQQPSSSGSSQLPVLQLDEVLVQVEANHPKLLGADVERRIASAKRLEKEGAFDPIGEITNEYLRYNSSSSPGKPSEAFTNEFGVGFLTRYGAKIFAGYRFNQEKVKSPLSLTGEGGEYFVALKIPLLRGARINEKSIAERQARLGEPLADVNFAQNRLDLLLKASVSYWDWVAAKRKMDVARNLLDIARFRSTAIQERADLGDLPPIDKVEAEQEVRRREGNLTKSERDLQKAAFKLSLFLWQDNGLPAPLPVADQVPVITPPPVVPAIDVITRARTEAIDRRPELRGLQIQRDITQLDLDLAQNQRLPAVDFTVSPGRDVGFQGIGSTIKAGVSITLPLRQRTADGRAAASRLKIQKLELETRSERLRILTEVDDAVSALQTAEQRYQAAQQELQLATTLERGERDRFALGDSTLFLVNQRERATAEAATKVIEVQAEFEQAKAAFRAAAGQF
- the glmU gene encoding bifunctional UDP-N-acetylglucosamine diphosphorylase/glucosamine-1-phosphate N-acetyltransferase GlmU, giving the protein MHSPHILIMAAGLGTRMKSRRAKVLHQLAGRSLLGHVCHTAIDLSPAQLILIVGHQAEAVEAKIRQELQQFAPDIEQKTKLEFVLQTEQRGTGHAVQMAEAVLSGQNGTVLVLSGDVPLVRPGTLRRLLEVHTENNFAATVLTTDIPDPTGYGRILREADGTFSRIVEHRDATPQQRTIPEINSGIYAFEINLLLPALARLSPANAQGEYYLTDVLGLLKSDGHRVGIVLHSPPEEVLGINSRIELAETGARLRQETLRHLMRRGVTIVDPASTFIDADAQIGMDTVIYPNVTIEGPTIIGEECVINPGARLVNARLGNRVTVRDYSLVFDSTLEDNTSVGPFAHLRMGAHMASNAVVGNFVEVKKSTLGPGSKAMHLTYLGDATIGSKVNIGAGTVTCNYDGKNKHATIIEDGVKIGSDTMLVAPVRVGKNSVTGAGSVVTRDIPDHSLAAGVPATVKKTFPSDPLAGEHSQTKD
- a CDS encoding DNA adenine methylase, producing MNYIGSKLSLLPFLEQVFREISDGTEQTLCDMFAGTGAVGRHFKKLGLKIIANDLQYYAYVLNKAYLEINHPPAFTQLQHQIGTPIKTENQPDETHLLALLELINGLPGDIGFITRHYSPEGNRLYYTRENAAKTDAIRQAIEQWKQDGLLSEHEYYYLLCMLLEAIDRVANTACIYEAYLKQFKKSALKPLKLKPLELINQISQCTAYNCDANELIKEVECDILYLDPPYNERQYSSNYHILETIARYDNPLIKGVTGIRQGYTRSSYCRKREVIQAFEHLVRQAKTRHILLSYNDEGLMTFDEIHRILGTRGKVKTFQTTYNRFKADNGRKYKRSRTVEYIHYVRTTKS
- a CDS encoding biotin/lipoyl-binding protein, yielding MAVQSEELFSAQDMSVHSLQVPVQSLGMVATPHAARPLAIILIILVIALAVSLVYVPWQQSVTGAGRITVFSPMDRPQNIEAQIPARLVGWNVVEGQNVKSGDVIAELADLDSKFLDPDQPKRLAAQKAALLARREAAETRAVALESQIEFLTDSREVAIPAAEQRALQTRDRLLAAEQSLQAAEQNFTTAKLNADRVRELHGKGLRSKRDLELVELDFVRSQTEVERAKAALEVARRDTTVGNLDQTKVVNDTAATISGIQASLASVRETIASVNSDLQKLEVEIQNLDRRIQQRIVTAPVDGQVVRLLKVGAGATVKAGDILAVIAPQTTDQAVEIFLSDNDAPLVAIGRHVRLQFAGWPALQFSGWPSVAVGTFGGKVAVIDAVDDGKSRYRVIIKPDTELIAQGKDEPWPSPQFLRPGAEVTGWVMLDTVSIGFEMWRQFNAFPATVSREPMDTKGKSTEEKSEGKEDK
- a CDS encoding succinate CoA transferase, whose translation is MRRYNSFVQSKLMSAEDVAAQLPAKSTIGTSGFTTAYPKLIPGAFAKRIEEESKAGKEFSFNLYTGASTGEMMDGVLARTGAMKKRLPFQSTPDVRDRVNHGDIEFLDMHLSHVPLYIEHGFLEPIDVAIIEAVDVTEDGRIYLTTSSGMSPTFIHYAWKVYIELNEHHPLELKGFHDIYMPELPPHGRPIHITNVDDRIGVPYVYCPPEKIAGIVLTNTPDEQHDFKPADETCIRIANHVLEFLQHEIRKGRIPKSHLPFQSGVGNVANAVLAQMARSKHISRIQMYTEVIQDSIFDLLDAEKLDCASTCALTFSRAGEERFYREINELRQKFIIRPQEISNNPEVIRRMGIISMNTALEVDIFGNVNSTHVMGSKMMNGIGGSGDFTRNAYISIFMTPSVAKRGAISAFVPMVSHTDHTEHSTQIIVSEQGLADLRGLAPYRRAQTIIDKCVHPDYRDELRDYLELARRNAPGKHTPLDLRHAFDWHIRLMETGTMKPPKQAQSE
- a CDS encoding ATP-binding cassette domain-containing protein, encoding MATSGTLHTDPHHLHPSPVSRLGDMLWEDRSDLLVLLVYTVMTGVLALAVPLAAQALVNTIAANVLTQPLVVLTLIVFVGLLFAGVLRVFQLMLVEALQQRIFVRVALQLAKQLPRIRHSALVEEYAPELVNRFFDVLTVQKAFAKLLLDGLTALLQVSVGLVLMAFYNPLLLVFDSFLVLFAVFVVVVLGIGGLRTSIQESAQKYAVAAWLEELARCHSSFKMSGTIQYLVERADVLTMGYIKSRRLHFRVLLRQAIGNFLFQAIANAGILAVGGWLVINRQLTLGQLVAAELIVVAVLAAMEKLIKQLDEVYDLLTGLDKIGHITDLEVERLGGNPVPKLPEGASVVCRDVHFAYRDVSPILSGLNLTLHPGDRVSLVGASGVGKSTLVSLMCGLNEPSHGTVEINGVDVRVADLESLRQVVGLVGDANDIFEGTIEENIRVGRAFITHEDIRKALEIAQLTHDLALMPRGLKTELISGGRNLSRGQIQRLLIARATVGNPQLLILDEAFIGIDEKTKLTILDAIFDQQNKWTIIDISHDPEVVTRSASIYLLANGKIVESGRTEEIISKPDSAFGGLFPLISLTYCRLQQNS
- the hxpB gene encoding hexitol phosphatase HxpB; this translates as MFQAVIFDLDGLLIDSEPLWRDTEVKVFGALGLPITHQDCEQTIGLRVDEFVRYWYDRFPWKGKSLQVVEQEIVEEMIFCIRQRGVPKAGVEKIFNFFAEKQLPMAVASSSYVRIIEAALETLGLLPHITLFHSAEHETFGKPHPAVYLTTARRLNVDPVRCLAFEDSPTGVQSAKSAGLTCVCIPDSIVDQTKLSQADLLLKSLEAFDDEHFTALDRLSE
- a CDS encoding winged helix-turn-helix transcriptional regulator — encoded protein: MPQRFLVTKEFGALLGVLSHPCRLQIVEELQDREYDVNTLQTLLNISHSGVSQHLTLLRAHRVVIERREGRHVYYRLRRPELATWLLDGLRFLEDEREVVEQIGSAVESVRRLWTITKNEEQSRTQNEE